A window of the Fusobacterium sp. JB019 genome harbors these coding sequences:
- the rpsN gene encoding 30S ribosomal protein S14 translates to MAKKSMIARDAKRAELCDKYAAKRAELKKRVLEGDSEAMFELNKLPANSSAVRKRNRCQLDGRPRGFMREFGISRVKFRQLAGAGLIPGIKKSSW, encoded by the coding sequence ATGGCTAAAAAGTCAATGATCGCTAGAGATGCCAAAAGAGCTGAACTTTGTGATAAATATGCAGCTAAAAGAGCTGAATTAAAGAAAAGAGTGCTTGAAGGAGATTCTGAAGCTATGTTTGAATTAAATAAGCTTCCAGCTAACTCTTCAGCAGTTAGAAAAAGAAATAGATGTCAACTTGACGGTAGACCAAGAGGATTCATGAGAGAATTTGGAATATCTAGAGTTAAGTTTAGACAACTAGCAGGTGCAGGATTAATTCCTGGGATAAAAAAATCATCTTGGTAG
- the rpsC gene encoding 30S ribosomal protein S3, translated as MGQKVDPRGLRLGITRTWDSNWYADKKEYIKYFHEDVKIREFIKKNYYHAGIAKVSIERTSPSHVVVIINAAKAGIVIGRKGSEIESIKAKLEALTGKKALVKVLEVKNFNKNAVLVAENIAGGIERRIAYKRAANQAIMRAMRSGAKGIKVMISGRLNGAEIARSEWMVEGKVPLHTLRADIDYATATAHTTYGALGIKVWIFNGEVLPTKKEGGDK; from the coding sequence GTGGGACAAAAAGTAGACCCTAGAGGATTAAGACTTGGAATAACAAGAACTTGGGACTCTAACTGGTATGCAGACAAAAAGGAATACATTAAGTACTTCCATGAAGATGTAAAGATCAGAGAGTTCATTAAGAAAAATTATTACCATGCTGGAATAGCAAAAGTAAGCATAGAAAGAACATCACCTTCACATGTTGTAGTGATAATCAATGCTGCTAAAGCTGGAATAGTAATAGGTAGAAAAGGTTCTGAAATAGAATCAATAAAAGCTAAATTAGAAGCTTTAACTGGTAAAAAAGCATTAGTTAAAGTTTTAGAGGTGAAAAACTTCAATAAAAATGCTGTCTTAGTAGCAGAAAATATAGCTGGAGGAATTGAAAGAAGAATTGCGTATAAAAGAGCAGCTAATCAAGCTATAATGAGAGCTATGAGATCAGGAGCAAAAGGAATCAAAGTTATGATTTCTGGAAGACTAAACGGAGCTGAAATTGCTAGATCTGAGTGGATGGTTGAAGGTAAAGTGCCTTTACATACATTAAGAGCAGACATAGATTATGCAACAGCAACAGCACATACTACTTATGGAGCATTAGGAATTAAGGTATGGATATTTAACGGTGAAGTACTTCCAACTAAAAAGGAAGGAGGGGATAAATAA
- the rplN gene encoding 50S ribosomal protein L14, which translates to MVQQQTILNVADNSGAKKIMVIRVLGGTKKRFGRIGDIVVASVKEAIPGGSVKKGDIVKAVIVRTRKETRREDGSYIKFDDNAGVVMNANNEPKGTRIFGPVARELRAKGFMKIVSLAPEVI; encoded by the coding sequence ATGGTACAACAACAAACTATCCTTAATGTTGCAGACAACTCAGGTGCAAAAAAGATTATGGTAATCAGAGTACTTGGCGGAACTAAGAAAAGATTCGGAAGAATTGGTGACATAGTTGTAGCATCAGTAAAGGAAGCAATACCTGGTGGTAGCGTTAAAAAAGGTGACATCGTTAAAGCTGTCATTGTAAGAACTAGAAAAGAAACAAGAAGAGAAGACGGATCATATATAAAATTTGATGATAATGCAGGAGTTGTTATGAATGCTAACAACGAACCTAAGGGAACAAGAATTTTTGGGCCTGTTGCAAGAGAATTAAGAGCTAAAGGCTTTATGAAAATAGTATCTCTTGCTCCAGAAGTAATATAG
- the rpmC gene encoding 50S ribosomal protein L29, with the protein MKAKDIREMSSEDLVVKCKELKEELFNLKFQLSLGQLTNTAKIREVRREIARMNTILNER; encoded by the coding sequence ATGAAAGCTAAGGATATAAGAGAAATGTCTAGTGAAGACTTAGTTGTTAAGTGCAAAGAACTTAAAGAAGAATTATTCAATCTAAAATTTCAACTTTCATTAGGACAATTAACTAACACTGCTAAAATTAGAGAAGTTAGAAGAGAAATTGCAAGAATGAATACAATATTAAACGAAAGATAA
- the rplF gene encoding 50S ribosomal protein L6 has protein sequence MSRIGKLPIVVPAGVTVTVDANNVVTVKGPKGTLTKEFNKEMVIKIENDHVVIERPNEERFIRALHGTTRALIHNMVVGVSEGFKKTLKLVGVGYRAAVKGNGLELSLGYSHPVIIDPVENIKFSVDKNTTVVVEGIEKDIVGQVAANIRSKRAPEPYKGKGVKYEDEVIRRKEGKKS, from the coding sequence ATGTCTAGAATAGGTAAACTACCTATAGTGGTACCTGCTGGGGTGACTGTTACAGTTGATGCTAATAATGTAGTAACTGTAAAAGGACCTAAGGGTACTTTAACAAAAGAATTTAACAAAGAAATGGTAATAAAAATAGAAAATGATCATGTGGTTATAGAAAGACCTAATGAAGAAAGATTCATAAGAGCTTTACATGGAACTACAAGAGCACTTATTCACAACATGGTTGTTGGTGTAAGTGAAGGATTCAAAAAAACTCTAAAATTAGTAGGGGTTGGATATAGAGCAGCTGTTAAAGGAAACGGATTAGAATTATCTTTAGGATATTCACATCCAGTTATAATTGATCCAGTTGAAAATATAAAATTCTCAGTAGATAAAAATACTACAGTTGTAGTTGAAGGAATTGAAAAAGATATTGTTGGACAAGTTGCAGCAAATATCAGATCAAAAAGAGCTCCTGAACCTTATAAAGGAAAAGGAGTTAAATATGAGGATGAAGTTATTAGAAGAAAAGAAGGTAAAAAATCATAG
- the rplX gene encoding 50S ribosomal protein L24, protein MAKPKIKFVPNSLHVKTGDTVCVISGKDKGKTGKVLKVFPKKGKIVVEGINVVTKNLKPSQTNPQGGVVTKPAAIFSCKVMLYDEKAGKPTRVGYKLENGKKVRYSKVSGEVL, encoded by the coding sequence GTGGCTAAACCTAAAATTAAATTTGTACCAAATTCTTTACACGTGAAAACAGGAGATACAGTATGTGTTATCTCTGGTAAAGATAAAGGTAAAACTGGAAAAGTATTAAAAGTATTTCCTAAAAAAGGAAAGATAGTTGTAGAAGGAATTAATGTAGTTACTAAGAACTTAAAACCATCACAAACAAACCCACAAGGTGGAGTTGTAACTAAACCAGCAGCAATTTTCTCATGTAAAGTAATGCTTTATGATGAAAAAGCTGGAAAACCAACAAGAGTTGGATATAAATTAGAGAACGGGAAAAAAGTTAGATACTCTAAAGTGTCTGGGGAAGTTCTATAA
- the rplE gene encoding 50S ribosomal protein L5, giving the protein MSKYVSRYHKLFDEVIRENLMKELELTNIMECPSMEKIIVNMGVGEATQNTKLMDAAMKDLAIITGQKPLERRAKKSEAGFKLREHQAIGAKVTLRKERMYDFLDRLVNVVLPRVRDFEGVSAKAFDGRGNYSIGLRDQLVFPEIDFDKVDKLQGMSITLVSSAKTDKEGRALLKAFGMPFKK; this is encoded by the coding sequence GTGTCTAAATATGTTTCTAGATATCATAAATTATTTGATGAAGTAATCAGAGAAAATTTAATGAAAGAATTAGAATTAACAAATATAATGGAATGTCCATCTATGGAAAAAATTATAGTTAATATGGGAGTTGGAGAAGCTACTCAAAATACTAAATTAATGGACGCAGCAATGAAAGATTTAGCAATTATTACTGGACAAAAACCACTAGAAAGAAGAGCTAAAAAATCAGAAGCTGGATTTAAATTAAGAGAACACCAAGCAATCGGAGCAAAAGTTACTTTAAGAAAGGAAAGAATGTATGACTTTCTTGATAGATTAGTAAATGTGGTTCTTCCAAGAGTTAGAGACTTTGAAGGAGTTTCAGCTAAAGCTTTTGATGGAAGAGGAAATTATTCAATTGGTTTAAGAGATCAATTAGTATTTCCTGAAATAGATTTCGATAAAGTAGATAAACTACAAGGAATGTCTATCACATTAGTATCTTCTGCTAAGACTGATAAAGAAGGAAGAGCTTTACTTAAGGCTTTCGGAATGCCTTTTAAAAAGTAA
- the rpsQ gene encoding 30S ribosomal protein S17, which produces MRNDRKVREGIVVSNKMEKTVVVAIATMDLHPLYKKRVKKTTKLKAHDENNVAQVGDKVRIMETRPLSRDKRWRLVEVLERAK; this is translated from the coding sequence TTGAGAAACGATAGAAAAGTAAGAGAAGGAATAGTTGTTTCTAATAAAATGGAGAAAACTGTAGTTGTTGCAATAGCTACTATGGATTTACACCCACTTTATAAAAAGAGAGTTAAAAAAACTACCAAGTTAAAAGCTCATGATGAAAATAATGTAGCTCAAGTTGGTGATAAAGTTAGAATTATGGAAACTAGACCTTTATCTAGAGATAAAAGATGGAGATTGGTTGAGGTTTTAGAAAGAGCTAAATAA
- the rpsH gene encoding 30S ribosomal protein S8, translating into MFLTDPIADMLTRIRNANAVMHEKVDIPYSNLKFKLAEILKEEGYVTNYKVITDDNKKNIRIYLKYDGKDRVIKGLKRISKPGRRVYAQVDELPRVLSGLGIAIVSTSKGIVTDRVARQENVGGEVLAFVW; encoded by the coding sequence ATGTTTTTAACAGATCCAATCGCAGATATGTTGACAAGAATCAGAAATGCTAATGCAGTAATGCATGAGAAAGTTGATATTCCTTATTCTAACTTAAAGTTTAAATTAGCAGAAATACTAAAAGAAGAAGGATATGTAACTAACTATAAAGTTATAACTGATGATAATAAGAAAAATATAAGAATATATTTAAAATATGACGGAAAAGATAGAGTAATAAAAGGACTAAAAAGAATTTCTAAACCAGGAAGAAGAGTGTACGCACAGGTAGATGAATTACCAAGAGTACTTTCTGGATTAGGAATAGCTATAGTATCTACTTCAAAAGGTATTGTTACTGATAGAGTAGCAAGACAAGAAAATGTAGGTGGAGAAGTCCTTGCATTCGTATGGTAA
- the rplP gene encoding 50S ribosomal protein L16, translated as MLMPKRTKHKKMFRGRMKGSANRGTTVAFGDYGLQALEPAWITNRQIEACRVGINRTFQRSGKTFIRIFPDKPITSRPAGVRMGKGKGAVDGWVSVVKPGKIMFEVAEVTDELAKAALRKAAMKLPIRCKIVKRENGGDK; from the coding sequence ATGTTAATGCCTAAAAGAACAAAACATAAAAAAATGTTTAGAGGAAGAATGAAAGGTTCAGCTAATAGAGGAACTACTGTAGCATTTGGTGACTATGGATTACAAGCTTTAGAGCCTGCTTGGATAACAAACAGACAAATAGAAGCGTGTAGAGTAGGAATCAACAGAACATTCCAAAGATCAGGAAAGACATTCATAAGAATATTCCCTGACAAACCAATAACTTCTAGACCAGCTGGTGTTAGAATGGGTAAAGGTAAAGGAGCTGTAGACGGATGGGTTTCAGTTGTTAAGCCTGGAAAAATAATGTTTGAGGTTGCTGAAGTAACTGATGAATTAGCAAAAGCAGCGCTAAGAAAAGCAGCTATGAAGCTACCAATTAGATGTAAAATAGTTAAAAGAGAAAATGGCGGTGATAAATAA
- the rplR gene encoding 50S ribosomal protein L18, whose protein sequence is MFKKVDRQAVRVRKHLSIRNKISGTAERPRLSIYRSNANMFAQLIDDINGVTLVSASTVDKEIKGTIANGGNIEAAKAVGKLIAERAVSKDIKNIVFDRSGYNYTGRVSALAESARENGLNF, encoded by the coding sequence TTGTTTAAGAAAGTAGATAGACAAGCTGTTAGAGTTAGAAAACACTTATCAATCAGAAATAAAATTTCTGGTACAGCAGAAAGACCAAGACTTTCAATATACAGATCAAACGCAAATATGTTTGCTCAATTAATAGATGATATTAATGGAGTTACTTTAGTTTCTGCATCAACTGTTGATAAAGAAATAAAAGGAACAATTGCTAATGGTGGAAATATAGAAGCTGCTAAAGCTGTTGGGAAGTTAATCGCGGAAAGAGCTGTATCAAAAGATATAAAAAATATTGTATTTGATAGATCAGGATATAATTATACAGGAAGAGTATCCGCTCTTGCAGAATCAGCTAGAGAAAACGGATTAAACTTCTAA